One region of Fibrobacter sp. UWH6 genomic DNA includes:
- a CDS encoding U32 family peptidase, giving the protein MIKPELLAPAGDLTRMKYAFAYGADAVYAGQPAFSLRARENGFKNLDDLAEGIEYAHKLGKKFYLTSNVIARNTKVEAFQNALLAAIDKGPDALIVADAGIIGWLRQVRPNVEVHVSVQANTTNYITAKFWHDLGCTRVILSRELRLPEVLEIKEKNPGLELEVFVHGAVCMSMSGRCMLSNWVTHRDANQGACDNSCRMPYRLYANEGPQVEDYREHEGNFTLQRTDRPELDPIALDEDTWGTYFMSSRDLCAMDVIPELMKNNLESFKIEGRTKSVYYLSQVVRAYRLAIDACYAQAQAGQEMSIPDVAREAISFLDGRGFMTGFMKGPLPQNYESTHLDADAGCVAAQVLDYDPDTRSCRVNVKNPFTMDDSLLLMTPSEMAPCEVVSMNDFRGGAADRLNPGTEGRIFLPEGVKISSENAKFCFFVKKFPNK; this is encoded by the coding sequence ATGATCAAGCCTGAACTCCTTGCCCCTGCCGGGGACCTGACCCGAATGAAGTATGCCTTTGCCTATGGTGCCGACGCCGTATACGCTGGGCAGCCCGCTTTCTCTCTGCGTGCTCGTGAAAATGGTTTTAAGAATCTGGATGATCTGGCAGAAGGTATTGAATACGCTCATAAGCTGGGCAAGAAATTCTACCTGACCAGTAACGTTATTGCCCGCAATACCAAGGTGGAGGCTTTCCAGAACGCTCTTCTGGCCGCAATCGACAAGGGCCCCGATGCGCTTATCGTTGCCGATGCCGGTATTATCGGTTGGCTTCGCCAGGTGCGCCCCAACGTAGAAGTTCATGTGTCTGTACAGGCCAACACCACGAACTACATTACGGCAAAATTTTGGCATGATTTGGGTTGTACCCGCGTGATTCTGAGCCGCGAACTTCGCCTGCCCGAAGTCCTTGAAATCAAGGAAAAGAATCCGGGGCTTGAACTGGAAGTGTTCGTGCATGGTGCTGTATGCATGTCCATGTCTGGCCGTTGCATGCTGTCTAACTGGGTGACTCATCGTGACGCTAATCAGGGTGCCTGTGACAACTCCTGCCGCATGCCTTACCGCCTATATGCCAATGAAGGTCCTCAGGTGGAAGATTACCGCGAACATGAAGGCAATTTCACCTTGCAGCGTACAGACCGCCCGGAACTGGATCCCATCGCTCTGGATGAGGATACCTGGGGTACCTATTTCATGAGCAGCCGTGATCTTTGCGCCATGGATGTGATTCCCGAATTGATGAAGAACAATCTGGAATCTTTCAAGATTGAGGGCCGAACCAAGTCTGTCTATTATCTGAGTCAGGTGGTTCGCGCCTACCGTCTTGCCATTGACGCCTGCTATGCCCAGGCCCAGGCCGGTCAGGAAATGAGTATTCCCGATGTGGCTCGCGAGGCGATTTCCTTCCTGGACGGTCGTGGTTTTATGACGGGTTTCATGAAGGGACCGCTGCCCCAGAACTATGAATCGACCCATCTGGACGCCGATGCCGGTTGTGTGGCTGCCCAGGTTCTTGATTATGACCCTGATACCCGTTCCTGCCGCGTCAATGTGAAGAATCCGTTTACGATGGATGATTCCCTGTTGTTGATGACCCCCTCTGAAATGGCCCCCTGTGAAGTGGTTTCCATGAATGATTTTAGGGGAGGCGCTGCCGACCGTCTGAATCCGGGAACTGAGGGAAGAATCTTCTTACCGGAAGGTGTAAAAATTTCTTCTGAAAATGCTAAATTCTGCTTTTTTGTGAAGAAATTCCCCAATAAATAG
- a CDS encoding DnaA ATPase domain-containing protein, whose amino-acid sequence MSNTVSIFDVVESPWKSVLDLVRQECNDYFGLTILDAVGFDGVRDGYALLTVPDELRENWINTHYGDILRKAFRSVFGTEFVDYRIRQVAPTAPVPEMSFSAPVPPRPVIARPKKVVKRRPKLNLYAAYTFENFIEGESNSTAYKACKSVSENPGDPALNPLFVYGDSGLGKTHLLQSIAASIQKNRPEARIVYCHAYDFLRDATATANALKKKTGNVRELAEAFQDKYENCDILLLDDVQLLERGIRSQERLAILIRHLRAVGKQVVLSCDCHPSKFTIADTKEDAKKCVSSGIRCISTKLLAPIESCVAVGIDEPDLQTRMRLIQKMGVSVPFADRDREEIYRFLSIPRRQNVRVLEGMLHWLGAMNRFCQENLDLNAVRRLTAPNDSSAREALTLKSIAETVAFEFETDLISLGSKRQDAGIALPRKVAMFLCREMTTESLQNIGATFNRDYATVIAAIQSLKKQMGIDENLARKVQDIRYLLEA is encoded by the coding sequence GTGTCGAATACTGTTTCTATTTTTGATGTTGTTGAGTCGCCCTGGAAGTCTGTGCTGGACTTGGTGCGTCAAGAATGCAACGACTATTTTGGGCTTACTATTCTCGATGCAGTCGGGTTTGATGGGGTGCGCGATGGCTATGCACTTCTGACCGTTCCTGACGAACTGCGCGAAAACTGGATCAATACCCATTACGGCGACATTCTTCGTAAGGCTTTCAGGTCTGTATTCGGCACAGAATTTGTTGATTACCGTATTCGTCAGGTGGCACCCACGGCTCCCGTTCCCGAAATGAGTTTTTCGGCCCCGGTGCCTCCGCGTCCTGTTATTGCCCGCCCCAAAAAGGTTGTAAAACGTAGACCTAAGCTAAATCTTTATGCGGCCTATACCTTTGAGAATTTTATTGAAGGTGAAAGTAATTCGACCGCCTATAAGGCTTGCAAATCTGTTTCCGAGAATCCTGGCGACCCTGCCTTGAATCCGCTGTTTGTATATGGCGATTCTGGCCTTGGTAAAACACATCTTTTGCAGTCCATTGCCGCAAGTATTCAGAAGAATCGTCCCGAGGCAAGGATTGTTTACTGCCACGCCTATGATTTCTTGCGTGATGCGACAGCAACGGCCAATGCTCTGAAAAAGAAAACGGGAAACGTGCGTGAGCTGGCCGAAGCCTTTCAGGATAAGTACGAAAATTGCGATATCCTCCTGCTGGATGATGTCCAGCTACTTGAAAGGGGTATTCGGTCCCAGGAACGCCTTGCGATCCTGATTCGTCATCTTCGTGCAGTGGGTAAGCAGGTTGTCCTTTCCTGCGATTGCCATCCGTCAAAGTTTACCATCGCAGATACCAAGGAAGATGCAAAGAAATGCGTTTCCTCGGGAATCCGCTGTATATCCACTAAGCTTTTGGCTCCCATTGAATCTTGTGTCGCCGTAGGAATTGATGAACCTGATCTGCAGACAAGAATGCGACTTATCCAGAAGATGGGTGTTTCTGTTCCCTTTGCAGATCGAGACAGGGAAGAAATCTATAGATTCCTCTCTATTCCGCGTCGTCAGAATGTTCGTGTACTTGAAGGTATGCTTCATTGGCTTGGCGCCATGAACCGTTTCTGTCAGGAAAATCTGGATTTGAATGCGGTACGTCGCTTGACTGCACCTAACGATTCCTCTGCTCGTGAGGCGTTGACCTTGAAGAGCATTGCCGAAACGGTGGCTTTTGAATTTGAAACGGACTTGATTTCCTTGGGGAGCAAGCGCCAGGATGCAGGCATTGCCTTGCCCCGTAAGGTGGCCATGTTCCTTTGCCGTGAAATGACGACGGAATCTCTCCAGAATATTGGGGCAACTTTCAACCGTGACTACGCCACAGTTATCGCCGCCATCCAGTCTTTGAAAAAGCAGATGGGTATCGATGAAAACCTTGCCCGCAAGGTTCAAGATATCCGGTATTTGCTGGAAGCCTAG
- a CDS encoding NAD-dependent epimerase/dehydratase family protein yields the protein MLALVTGGAGVVGKALCRELMAQNVCVRVLTLPGDTLASSLPKEVEVFYGDVTKPETMRAAFDGVDVVYHLAAILLSTKAGAFDFVNFQGTKNVVDAALEAKVKRFLYVSSISVTYPILTAYGQSKLKGESYVKAAGEHGLRWTIVRPTLVIGDGGGIEYNMFAAYVKRFPVYFLPGGGKSLKRPVRSVDLVKGIVAAGLSEYTRGKTYALAGSTPISMAQMAKKILAAAGKRHLMIPIPWWIARKVAVLKSWIGGRPVTAEQALAGFLYDAVPEIDSARRDLGYNPGNPFA from the coding sequence ATGCTTGCTTTGGTGACGGGGGGTGCTGGCGTCGTAGGGAAGGCGCTATGTCGGGAACTCATGGCACAGAATGTGTGTGTGCGTGTCTTGACTCTTCCGGGCGATACTTTGGCTAGTTCGTTGCCGAAGGAAGTTGAAGTTTTTTATGGGGATGTTACTAAACCCGAAACCATGAGAGCAGCCTTTGATGGGGTAGACGTGGTTTACCACCTGGCGGCAATACTTCTTTCTACAAAAGCGGGTGCCTTTGACTTTGTGAATTTTCAGGGGACCAAGAACGTTGTTGACGCGGCTCTTGAAGCAAAGGTTAAACGTTTTCTGTATGTTTCCAGTATATCCGTTACTTATCCTATACTGACTGCTTATGGACAAAGTAAATTAAAAGGGGAGTCCTATGTAAAGGCCGCAGGGGAACACGGCTTGCGTTGGACCATTGTGCGTCCTACCCTTGTAATCGGAGATGGTGGCGGAATTGAATACAATATGTTTGCCGCCTATGTAAAACGTTTCCCTGTTTATTTTTTACCGGGGGGCGGAAAGTCCTTGAAGCGTCCGGTCCGGAGCGTTGACCTTGTAAAGGGTATCGTGGCGGCTGGTCTTTCGGAATATACTCGTGGCAAGACTTACGCTTTGGCTGGCTCCACTCCCATATCCATGGCTCAAATGGCTAAAAAAATATTGGCTGCCGCTGGCAAGCGACATTTGATGATTCCCATTCCCTGGTGGATTGCCCGAAAGGTGGCTGTACTGAAAAGCTGGATTGGGGGCCGTCCCGTAACGGCAGAACAGGCTCTGGCTGGCTTTCTTTATGATGCTGTTCCCGAAATTGACTCCGCACGCCGCGATTTGGGGTATAATCCGGGAAACCCCTTTGCATAA
- a CDS encoding LysM peptidoglycan-binding domain-containing protein has translation MKKFFRHKISLASTLSALAVLTLTGCASKPAPVTPIVEPTPQTTADTTNDSYTEQALKEKVSDAIASRPSWTYYQYALQAMENQEWLLARHYLDESLRQLVSEKYDSTYKNISFQEDSLYRATMPQRIVSALDEVYPNVAEMGESAENFVRNEVSIEGIDDLDENQADSAALQVIESFLDTVDLKQFSLPVEFNDRVMQEIYYMTNQARSFMSGSLNRKTAYDSLIYAQLDAAQMPRDLIYLSLVESGFKVKAYSRAKASGMWQFIPETGKRYGLEVDYWVDMRRNPEKATKAALKYLKRLHDEFGDWLLAMAAYNCGEGRVRRLVKEMKADSTRDSSLAVTYWELDLPKETMRYVPRILAAMVVGHFPEQYDMIVEPQRQPDFDTVTVFDSFPLEEVANLLKVKEDTLRSLNMELVKWCTPPNKDSYLLRLPVGTRAAFVDGYDKMEKNNFSSWHHHKVKRGENLGSIARMYGIKVSELQQANDMKNTRIRAGQSLLIPIRITPKPKSASSARKKPEKVRTYVVQPGDNLASIARKFGTSQENLRAWNSMDAASFVNAGDTVFVSKPELKPTAAVATTPVERPKLAKGEKYVAKSGDTYAAIAKSYEVPVLLLLQANNGFKKRLAVGDSIVIPEFKHTPSKPAKQAKSAEYKSERKSNSAEKLTVYTVRPGDNLTAISRKFSTTVQRIQELNDMGANTVIDVGQKLKVPAAPQKEMQPSEEDDRIHEVQKGESLWDIARQYKVTIEDIVKWNNLNDTKVRAGDRLKIKR, from the coding sequence ATGAAAAAATTTTTTCGCCATAAGATTTCTTTAGCAAGCACACTTTCTGCATTAGCAGTCCTTACCCTCACAGGCTGCGCCTCTAAGCCCGCACCGGTAACTCCTATAGTGGAACCGACTCCGCAAACGACGGCAGATACCACGAATGATTCCTATACGGAACAGGCTCTCAAGGAAAAAGTTTCCGACGCTATCGCCTCGAGGCCATCATGGACGTACTACCAGTACGCATTGCAGGCTATGGAAAATCAGGAGTGGCTTTTGGCAAGACATTACCTGGACGAATCCCTTAGGCAGCTCGTTTCTGAAAAGTACGATTCCACCTACAAGAATATTTCGTTCCAGGAAGACTCCCTCTATAGAGCCACCATGCCACAGCGCATCGTCTCGGCACTTGATGAAGTGTACCCCAACGTTGCCGAAATGGGAGAAAGCGCCGAAAATTTCGTAAGGAACGAAGTTTCAATTGAAGGCATTGACGATCTTGACGAAAACCAGGCCGACAGCGCCGCTCTGCAAGTCATTGAAAGTTTTTTGGATACCGTTGACCTAAAACAGTTCTCCCTGCCGGTGGAATTCAACGACCGCGTCATGCAGGAAATCTACTACATGACCAACCAGGCCCGGTCCTTCATGTCCGGCTCCCTGAACAGAAAGACCGCCTACGATTCCCTGATCTACGCCCAGCTGGATGCAGCCCAAATGCCGCGGGACTTGATCTACCTTTCCCTGGTGGAATCTGGATTCAAGGTTAAAGCCTACAGCCGCGCCAAGGCATCTGGCATGTGGCAGTTCATTCCCGAAACCGGCAAGCGCTATGGTCTTGAAGTAGACTACTGGGTAGATATGCGCCGCAACCCGGAAAAGGCGACAAAGGCGGCCCTCAAATATCTTAAGCGACTGCACGATGAATTCGGCGACTGGCTGTTGGCCATGGCCGCCTACAACTGCGGTGAAGGCCGTGTCCGCAGACTGGTCAAGGAAATGAAGGCAGACTCCACTAGAGATTCCAGCCTTGCCGTCACTTACTGGGAGTTGGACCTTCCCAAGGAAACCATGCGCTATGTTCCCCGTATTCTTGCAGCCATGGTGGTCGGTCACTTCCCCGAGCAGTACGATATGATTGTGGAACCGCAACGTCAGCCGGACTTTGATACGGTAACCGTTTTCGATTCATTCCCTCTCGAAGAAGTTGCAAACCTTCTGAAGGTCAAGGAAGACACCCTCCGCAGCCTTAACATGGAACTGGTAAAATGGTGCACGCCCCCCAACAAGGACTCCTACCTGTTGCGTCTGCCTGTCGGTACAAGAGCGGCCTTCGTTGACGGCTATGACAAGATGGAGAAAAACAACTTCTCCAGCTGGCACCACCACAAGGTTAAGCGAGGCGAGAATCTGGGTTCTATCGCCAGGATGTACGGCATCAAGGTTTCAGAACTGCAGCAAGCCAACGACATGAAGAACACCCGCATCAGGGCGGGACAGTCCTTGCTCATTCCCATCAGGATTACGCCGAAGCCCAAGTCGGCCTCTTCTGCCAGAAAGAAGCCTGAAAAAGTCCGCACTTACGTGGTCCAGCCCGGCGACAATCTGGCCTCGATCGCCCGCAAGTTCGGAACCTCCCAGGAAAACCTCCGCGCCTGGAATTCCATGGACGCCGCCTCTTTCGTAAATGCAGGCGACACTGTTTTCGTTTCGAAGCCCGAATTGAAACCGACCGCCGCAGTTGCCACCACTCCTGTTGAACGTCCGAAGCTGGCCAAGGGTGAAAAGTACGTGGCAAAGTCGGGAGACACCTATGCCGCCATCGCCAAGTCCTACGAAGTTCCCGTGCTTTTGCTTCTGCAGGCCAACAACGGATTCAAGAAGCGTCTTGCCGTCGGCGATTCCATCGTGATTCCCGAATTCAAGCACACGCCTTCCAAACCGGCAAAGCAGGCCAAGAGCGCCGAATACAAGAGCGAACGAAAGTCTAATTCCGCAGAAAAGCTGACAGTCTATACAGTCAGACCTGGGGATAACCTTACCGCCATTTCCAGAAAGTTCTCGACCACGGTACAAAGAATCCAGGAACTCAACGACATGGGCGCCAACACGGTTATCGACGTGGGACAAAAGCTTAAGGTTCCTGCGGCACCCCAAAAAGAAATGCAGCCATCCGAAGAAGATGACCGCATTCATGAAGTTCAGAAAGGCGAAAGCCTTTGGGACATCGCCCGCCAGTACAAGGTTACCATCGAAGATATCGTCAAATGGAATAACCTCAACGACACCAAGGTACGTGCAGGCGACCGCTTAAAAATCAAGCGCTAG
- a CDS encoding thrombospondin type 3 repeat-containing protein has product MRKLLLLIAVCVSCALAQIGLAQSESGLHAPSAMTLGQGYLFVSGSFEMVSNGETASMEGYYTADGKQVDLGRNTPSNDENLFVSFGVLDNLDLSFSVPFHYDGDIPGDDFNGLGLGDIQVAGKISFPLSDWIYLGLGSEIIAPTGIENKGFRPRHRWYIERDGSSYAYTAGNWVVGANAYLTIVGGEFVTFNSYAALLKEVGADETFVLWGGGFNIFPEKMLTLILEMSGESPIRSSHVHRSVLNSPFRFTPALKLHLPHDAFLTVFADVGLNYFRSDDLDNGLPVHLENSSSDIDFTISGSPTVSMGITLSKTFDFSWHDDDGDGVIDRKDLCPNTGRNQVVNARGCPVDEDRDGVLNIVDMCPGTPLGVIVGRDGCPLDFDHDGVPDYLDKCLGTKKGFAVDSTGCMLDTDGDGIDDNNDKCPNTIPGDPVDSTGCPLDQDHDGIPNDVDKCPDTPSDVSIDLMGCPLDFDQDGVPDGYDRCPNSLSGEIVDQFGCPNDADKDGVPDTRDLCPDTQEGVAVNSDGCRVDSDDDGVFDEEDKCPRTPAGAPVDSLGCAIDSDHDGIPDWMDYCPGTLAKVVVDIEGCPMNARLNFNSMAQRIKFKHGDTTLVHSSYTALSDVIAAMRKHPMMLEIQCSASDVSPDRAQELSEARARSIFNFLEMKGISEDRLTYKGYGSKLPPTQTQKNGSSALIRLVPVLMKTEP; this is encoded by the coding sequence ATGAGAAAACTCCTGCTCCTCATTGCAGTTTGCGTGTCCTGTGCACTGGCTCAGATTGGCTTGGCCCAGTCTGAAAGCGGTCTGCACGCCCCTTCTGCCATGACACTTGGCCAGGGATACCTTTTTGTCTCAGGCAGTTTTGAAATGGTCAGTAATGGTGAAACTGCCAGCATGGAAGGGTACTATACCGCAGACGGTAAACAGGTTGACCTTGGCAGGAATACTCCGTCAAACGACGAGAATTTGTTTGTTTCGTTTGGTGTCCTGGATAATCTGGATTTGTCCTTTTCTGTACCGTTCCACTACGACGGGGACATTCCCGGTGATGATTTTAATGGACTTGGACTGGGTGACATTCAGGTTGCTGGCAAAATTTCGTTCCCTTTATCTGACTGGATTTATCTTGGCCTAGGGAGTGAAATCATCGCGCCTACCGGTATTGAAAATAAAGGCTTTAGACCGAGACATCGGTGGTATATAGAACGTGACGGTTCGTCTTATGCGTATACGGCGGGCAACTGGGTTGTGGGGGCGAATGCCTACTTGACGATTGTCGGTGGAGAGTTTGTTACCTTTAACAGCTATGCCGCTCTTTTAAAAGAAGTGGGTGCTGACGAAACGTTTGTCCTGTGGGGCGGCGGTTTCAATATTTTCCCAGAAAAAATGCTAACCTTGATTTTGGAAATGTCCGGCGAGAGCCCCATACGTTCTTCCCATGTGCATCGCAGTGTGCTGAACAGTCCGTTCCGCTTTACTCCTGCCCTCAAGTTGCATTTGCCTCATGACGCCTTCCTGACAGTATTCGCCGACGTAGGCCTCAATTACTTCCGTTCCGACGATCTTGATAATGGATTGCCAGTTCATCTTGAAAATTCTTCTTCGGATATAGACTTTACCATATCGGGTAGCCCTACGGTTTCAATGGGCATAACCTTGAGCAAGACTTTTGATTTTAGCTGGCATGATGACGATGGTGACGGGGTCATAGACCGTAAGGACCTGTGCCCTAATACAGGCCGTAATCAGGTTGTGAACGCTCGTGGTTGCCCTGTGGATGAAGACCGCGATGGTGTGCTGAACATCGTGGATATGTGCCCTGGAACGCCTCTCGGTGTAATCGTCGGTCGAGATGGTTGCCCTCTGGACTTTGACCATGACGGAGTGCCGGACTACTTGGATAAATGCCTTGGCACGAAAAAGGGATTTGCTGTGGATTCCACAGGATGTATGCTGGATACCGATGGCGATGGAATCGATGATAACAACGATAAATGCCCTAATACCATTCCCGGTGATCCTGTAGACAGTACAGGTTGTCCTTTGGATCAGGACCATGACGGCATTCCCAATGACGTTGATAAATGCCCTGACACACCCTCCGATGTTTCGATTGACTTGATGGGTTGCCCCTTGGATTTTGATCAGGATGGCGTGCCCGATGGATATGACCGCTGCCCTAATTCCCTGTCGGGTGAAATTGTAGACCAGTTCGGCTGCCCCAATGATGCTGATAAGGATGGTGTTCCCGATACGAGAGATTTATGCCCCGATACTCAGGAAGGTGTGGCTGTCAATAGCGATGGCTGCCGCGTGGATTCCGATGACGATGGCGTCTTTGACGAAGAAGACAAGTGCCCGAGAACTCCGGCTGGTGCACCAGTAGATTCGCTGGGTTGTGCCATCGATTCAGACCATGACGGCATCCCCGACTGGATGGACTATTGCCCGGGAACTCTTGCCAAGGTGGTGGTGGATATTGAAGGCTGTCCCATGAATGCCCGCTTGAACTTCAATTCCATGGCTCAGAGGATCAAGTTCAAACATGGGGACACGACGTTGGTCCACTCTAGCTACACAGCCCTGAGCGACGTGATTGCCGCAATGCGCAAGCATCCCATGATGCTAGAAATCCAGTGCAGTGCCAGCGATGTTAGCCCTGACCGTGCCCAGGAACTGTCCGAAGCTCGAGCCCGTTCCATATTCAATTTCCTTGAGATGAAGGGTATCAGTGAAGACCGTCTAACCTATAAGGGGTACGGAAGCAAGCTTCCGCCGACCCAGACGCAGAAGAATGGAAGTTCCGCCCTGATTCGGCTTGTTCCGGTCTTGATGAAGACTGAACCCTAA
- the slyD gene encoding peptidylprolyl isomerase produces the protein MKIADKTVVLMHYTLTSDEGQVIDSSAGRDPLQYIQGAHMIVVGLEKAMVGHEVGDKFDVKVIPSEGYGEYDERMTQEVPVSVFQGVDKVEAGMQFYAQTPAGPMPIRVKSVNGDKAVIDANHELAGKNLNFAIEVVEVREATEEELKPFEPHQCHCGKGENCCHGEDPDCECHGEGHKENCDGKGGCGCKHHDEHHNG, from the coding sequence ATGAAGATTGCTGACAAGACCGTTGTCCTGATGCACTACACTCTTACTTCTGACGAAGGTCAGGTGATAGACTCTTCCGCTGGCCGCGACCCGCTGCAGTACATCCAGGGTGCCCATATGATCGTTGTTGGTCTCGAAAAGGCCATGGTCGGTCATGAAGTTGGCGACAAGTTCGACGTCAAGGTGATCCCCTCCGAAGGTTACGGCGAATACGACGAACGTATGACTCAGGAAGTTCCCGTTAGCGTTTTCCAGGGTGTCGACAAGGTTGAAGCCGGTATGCAGTTCTATGCCCAGACTCCGGCAGGTCCCATGCCCATTCGCGTCAAGTCCGTCAATGGCGACAAGGCTGTTATCGATGCTAACCACGAACTGGCCGGCAAGAACCTGAACTTCGCTATCGAAGTGGTCGAAGTCCGCGAAGCTACCGAAGAAGAACTGAAGCCTTTTGAACCGCATCAGTGCCATTGCGGTAAGGGTGAAAACTGCTGCCATGGCGAAGATCCTGACTGCGAATGCCACGGCGAAGGCCACAAGGAAAACTGTGATGGCAAGGGCGGTTGCGGCTGCAAGCATCACGATGAACATCATAACGGCTAA
- a CDS encoding ankyrin repeat domain-containing protein — MNKKILGALCAASLMFSLTACDDKMDPNDPASVRKYLTKQQIAFTPNQFVSFAVNGDTAKMTLFLQASFEIDQPADNGNNAVAIAANKGNMVVLDYLFAHGAKADVRNGNGEAVIDNAVMMGNKEVVSRLLTQLKAEGADPQTLGTAVLLAAKAGKVDMLEILANAGASLETRSADGYMPIHWTVKNGQYDAMMFLIGKGVDVNAKCGQGYSVLDWATNEGYTRLIKALKKAGAKNTPQYFKDSKGK; from the coding sequence ATGAACAAGAAGATTTTGGGTGCCCTTTGCGCTGCCAGTTTGATGTTTTCTTTGACGGCTTGTGACGATAAGATGGATCCTAACGATCCGGCTTCCGTCCGTAAGTATCTGACTAAGCAGCAGATTGCCTTTACCCCGAACCAGTTTGTCTCCTTCGCTGTTAATGGCGATACCGCTAAGATGACCTTGTTCCTCCAGGCATCTTTCGAAATCGACCAGCCCGCCGACAACGGCAACAACGCTGTTGCTATCGCTGCCAACAAGGGTAACATGGTTGTTCTGGACTACCTCTTTGCCCATGGTGCAAAGGCTGACGTCCGCAACGGTAACGGCGAAGCTGTTATCGACAACGCTGTCATGATGGGCAACAAGGAAGTTGTTTCCCGCCTCCTCACTCAGCTGAAGGCCGAAGGCGCTGATCCCCAGACTCTGGGTACCGCAGTTCTCCTGGCCGCTAAGGCTGGTAAGGTCGACATGCTGGAAATCCTCGCCAACGCCGGTGCTTCCCTGGAAACCCGTAGCGCCGATGGTTATATGCCCATCCACTGGACTGTCAAGAACGGTCAGTATGACGCTATGATGTTCCTCATTGGTAAGGGTGTTGACGTGAACGCCAAGTGCGGTCAGGGCTACTCTGTTCTGGACTGGGCAACCAACGAAGGTTACACCCGTCTGATCAAGGCTCTGAAGAAGGCTGGCGCCAAGAATACTCCGCAGTACTTCAAGGATTCCAAGGGCAAGTAA
- a CDS encoding DUF3450 family protein produces the protein MKFSLLTKLCLCLCLTGVFAGAQETVESVRRQIKAVEAETAREKSMHDAEKKRHAEFVEVGRKKVQALATQNKTLKAEIDSLKAEIKNLAEARQKTAGTIKYFENRKAKYNESLAKVIDSLVPVFESDFPYRNEETVTSIKEIANQLHKSLIEADDGLNRTLEVFYDRIRLGYTTEVWNGFLQVDARNVAGKFMRYGAVAAIFVSNDGNDVLWLTRTDKGAYKWKNVSDDLAMRTVLKDVMKVAEGKTAPRLVTIPVFIPAEAK, from the coding sequence ATGAAGTTCTCTTTACTGACCAAGTTGTGTCTATGCTTGTGCTTGACTGGCGTTTTTGCCGGTGCCCAAGAAACGGTTGAAAGCGTCCGTCGTCAGATTAAGGCGGTGGAAGCCGAAACTGCCCGCGAAAAATCCATGCACGATGCCGAAAAGAAGCGCCACGCCGAATTTGTGGAAGTTGGTCGCAAGAAAGTTCAGGCTCTTGCTACCCAGAATAAGACCCTGAAGGCCGAAATCGATTCCCTCAAGGCCGAAATCAAGAATTTGGCTGAAGCACGCCAGAAGACCGCCGGTACCATCAAGTACTTTGAAAACCGCAAGGCCAAATACAATGAATCCCTGGCTAAGGTTATCGATTCACTGGTTCCCGTGTTTGAGTCCGATTTCCCGTACCGCAACGAGGAAACGGTCACCAGCATTAAGGAAATCGCCAATCAGCTTCATAAGAGCCTGATCGAGGCTGACGATGGCCTCAACCGCACCTTGGAAGTTTTCTATGACCGAATCCGCCTTGGGTACACCACCGAAGTGTGGAACGGATTCCTGCAGGTGGATGCACGCAACGTTGCCGGCAAGTTCATGCGTTATGGTGCCGTGGCCGCCATCTTTGTGAGCAACGACGGTAACGACGTTCTTTGGTTGACCCGCACCGATAAGGGTGCCTATAAGTGGAAGAATGTTTCTGACGACCTGGCCATGCGTACCGTCCTGAAGGACGTGATGAAGGTGGCCGAGGGCAAGACTGCTCCCCGTCTGGTTACAATCCCTGTATTTATTCCCGCGGAGGCTAAGTAA